CCAGGTGCTGCATCTCGTGGAAGGGCACCGCGCGGTTGTAGGAGAAGGAGTTGGAATCGACCAGGTCGTCATCGAAGTTCATCCGCGTGCCGCTCGGCACCCCGCCGCCCAGAGGGTCTTCGGCGATGAACACCTCCATGGTGGTCTCCCCACCCAGGGCGTCGAAGTCGATCGAGGCGTAGAAGTCCAACGCGATGTCGATCTCGTCCACCAGGTTGGTGACCAAGGTGTTGTCGCCGTTGGCATCATCGATGTCGGCGATGGCGTGTTCGCACCGGTCGGGGATGCCGTCGTCGTCCGAGGGGTCGTCTTCGTCACCGTCCGCCGGTTGGTTCAGCTCACCCGCGGCGGAGTCATCGCCCTGCAGGCACCGATCGAGGTTCACCTGGAGGTCGTCCTCCAGGTAGTACATGACCACCTCGATCGTCTCGCCGTCGACGGTGATGTCCTCGGCGTAGCACTGGTCGAAGTCGATGTCGAGGCTGCGCACCCGCTGGGTGTGGGGGAGTGCCTGGCAGGTGGCGGCCTCCGCTGGCTCCGGCAGCGGCACGGTCACCAACCCCAGTGCCAGAGCCAGGACGGACAGGACGGTGATGGTGCGGTGTGTGGCCATGGCGGGAGCCCCTCAGCTCGAGCGTGGGTGATGGCTTTGCTCTGCGGGTGACAGACGGCGATGGCTGATAAATACAAGTTGGTGACAATTGGCCCTGCGTGATCACGCACCAGCCGGCAGGGCCAGCCGCAGGATCGTCGAAACCGCCGGGTTCGTCGAGTCGGGGTCCCAGGCCAGCGCAATGGTCACCCGCAGACCCGTCGCCAGTTCGCGGGTGGCGAACACCGCCGGATCGAGTGTCTCCGCCACCGACTCGACGACGAACGCGATGCCGATCCCGGCACGCACCAGCCCGAGGATCGTCGGCAGCCCCGTCGCCTCCTGCACGACCTGCAACGTCACACCAGCACGGGCGGCCCCATCGACGAAGAGGTCATAGGTGTCTGGTTCCAGGTCCCGTGGGAACAGCACGACGTCATGGCCGGCCAGCTCGCCCCACCCGATCGCCCCCGTCGGGTCGGCCAGCGCGTGGCCGTCGGGCATGACGACGTGGACCGCCTCGTCCTCCAGATCGTGCAGCGCCAAGCCGTCCGGCTCGGTCGGGGGCCGATGCACGAAGCCGATGTCCTGGGTCCCGTCCCGCAGTGTCTCCACCTGTGGAGCGGTCTTGCGTTCGACCAGCTCCAACGTCACGCCCGGGTGAGTCCGACGCATCCGCCCGACGACGACGGGCACCACGCCGTACAGGGTCGATCCGACGTAGCCGATCCGGAGGTGCCCGGCACTGCCGTCAGCAGCACGGCGGGTGGACTCCACCGCCAGGGCGGCATCCTCGAGGAGCGCACGACAGCGTTCGAGGAAGACCACCCCGGCGGCACTGAGCTCAACTCGGCGAGAGGTACGGTGCAGCAGTTCGGTTCCCAAGTCGGCCTCCAGCCGACGGATCTGCTCGCTCAGCGCCGACTGCGAGACGTGGAGCCGGCGGGCGGCCTCGCCGAAGTGCAACTCTTCGGCGACGGCCACGAACGCCTCCAGCTCTCGGAACTCCACGCCTCACCCTTCGATGGTCTGCAGGTAGCCGACCAGGTCACGATCGCCGGCCTGGTCAGCTGCCATCTTCCACGCCTGCGCCAGCGCGTCCAGGTATGGCCGCTGGCCAGCAGCCTCCGCCAGGTATCCGGCGTCCTTGGCCACCAGGCGGATGGGGAACCGCGGCTCGTCATCCCCGGCGGCCATCCGGGTGATCACGCCCTCCAGCACCGGTGAGGTGAGCGGCAGCCCGCTGAGGAACGACGCAGCATCCTCCAGCGCCACGCCGGTCGACCGCAGGTGCCGCAGCAGCTCGGCTGCCAGGGCGGTCTGTCCGGCCAGCCAGCCGTTGACCATCAGCTTCCGATGGGCCGCGTCCTCGGCACGCCCGACGTGCAGGATCCGGGACGCGCTGGTCTCGAGCACGGCACGGACGCGGTCCAGCACGGCCGCGTCGCCGCCAACCAACTGCACGAGCTCTCCTGCGGTCGCCTGCGGCGTCGAGCCGATGACCGGCGCGACCAACATCGGGCGCGAAGCCTCTGTTGCCGCCTGCGCCAAGGCCGAACTCCAGGTCGGCGACAGCGTCGAGGCGTCGATCGCGACCGCGGCAGGCGACAGCGCCCGCAGCACCGCGTGCTCGCCGGTCCACACCGCCCGTGAGGCAGCGTCGTCGCTGACCATGACGATGACGACCTCGGCGCCGCTGGCTGCGTCGGCAGGAGAAGGTATTGCCGTCGCTCCCACCGCCTCGGCCACGTCGGGCAGCCGCTGCTGGTTGCGCGTCCAGACGCGGACATCGTGGCCAGCCGCGGCTGCGTTGCGTGCCATGATCGTGCCCATCGCGCCGAGGCCGATCACCGCCACGGCGCTCACTGGCTGACCTCGTGGTCTGTTCGAAACGACGTCGTTGGCATGGGGTCTCCGTCCTCGTCGAGCGGTACCCGGGCGGCACCACGTCGTGCATCGCATGGTGAGTACCCGCCAGCGCCGGATCATGTGGCATCCCCGATCGATCGATCGGGGTCGGATCAGCGGTTAGGCTCGGACACCCACACGACACGGCACCTCTGGAGGAGCACGATCGCATGCCATGTTCCCACCTGTCGGACCTGACCCCCGTCGAACCCCGGACGCCGGACGGCTGCGAGGAGTGCCTGGACCAGGGCACCCGGTGGGTCCACCTGCGCCTGTGCCTGGGCTGTGGCCATGTGGGCTGCTGTGACTCCTCTCCCGAGCGGCATGCCACCGCCCACAACGGGGCCACCGAGCACCAGGTCGTGCACTCCTTCGAGCCCGGCGAGACCTGGGCCTGGTGCTACGCCGACGAGGACATGATCCCATCGGTCCCGGCGGCCGTCGTGCGACCCTGACGCGCGCTGGTCACCACTCGATCCGACGCCCGTCCCGGAAGAAGCCGCCGGTCGGCCCGTCGTCGGGGAGGGTTGCCGCCCACACCACTCCCGCCGCACCCTCATCCGGGGAGCGGTCGGCTGCCTGGCCGCCCATGTCGGTCCGCACCCAACCCGGACAGACCGCGTTGACCAGGATCCCCTCTCGCCGGAGCTCGGCCGCCGCCGTTGCCGTCAGCGCGTTGAGCGCCGCCTTGGCCGTCGAGTATCCAGGGGTGCCGGCCCCCATCTCGGAGAGCGCGCCGGAACCGGAGGAGACGTTGACGATCCGGCTCTGGCCCGACGTCCGCAGCAGCGGCGCGCAGGCCTGGATCATCCGCCACGCCCCGAACAGGTTGACCTCGAAGGCGCGGTGGACCCGGTCGAGGTCGGCGCCGACCACGGACTGGTCGGTGTCGTAGTCCACACCGGCGTTGTTGACCAGGACGTCCAGCCGGTCGATGCGGGCCACGGCTGCCTG
The sequence above is a segment of the Euzebya tangerina genome. Coding sequences within it:
- a CDS encoding LysR family transcriptional regulator codes for the protein MEFRELEAFVAVAEELHFGEAARRLHVSQSALSEQIRRLEADLGTELLHRTSRRVELSAAGVVFLERCRALLEDAALAVESTRRAADGSAGHLRIGYVGSTLYGVVPVVVGRMRRTHPGVTLELVERKTAPQVETLRDGTQDIGFVHRPPTEPDGLALHDLEDEAVHVVMPDGHALADPTGAIGWGELAGHDVVLFPRDLEPDTYDLFVDGAARAGVTLQVVQEATGLPTILGLVRAGIGIAFVVESVAETLDPAVFATRELATGLRVTIALAWDPDSTNPAVSTILRLALPAGA
- a CDS encoding NAD(P)-dependent oxidoreductase; the encoded protein is MSAVAVIGLGAMGTIMARNAAAAGHDVRVWTRNQQRLPDVAEAVGATAIPSPADAASGAEVVIVMVSDDAASRAVWTGEHAVLRALSPAAVAIDASTLSPTWSSALAQAATEASRPMLVAPVIGSTPQATAGELVQLVGGDAAVLDRVRAVLETSASRILHVGRAEDAAHRKLMVNGWLAGQTALAAELLRHLRSTGVALEDAASFLSGLPLTSPVLEGVITRMAAGDDEPRFPIRLVAKDAGYLAEAAGQRPYLDALAQAWKMAADQAGDRDLVGYLQTIEG
- a CDS encoding UBP-type zinc finger domain-containing protein, with translation MPCSHLSDLTPVEPRTPDGCEECLDQGTRWVHLRLCLGCGHVGCCDSSPERHATAHNGATEHQVVHSFEPGETWAWCYADEDMIPSVPAAVVRP
- a CDS encoding SDR family NAD(P)-dependent oxidoreductase; protein product: MDEMTALVTGGNRGIGLAVCRQLAAAGHRVLLGTRDAAAGKDAVRSLEGDVTSVVVDVSDTTSVQAAVARIDRLDVLVNNAGVDYDTDQSVVGADLDRVHRAFEVNLFGAWRMIQACAPLLRTSGQSRIVNVSSGSGALSEMGAGTPGYSTAKAALNALTATAAAELRREGILVNAVCPGWVRTDMGGQAADRSPDEGAAGVVWAATLPDDGPTGGFFRDGRRIEW